In Chromobacterium rhizoryzae, one genomic interval encodes:
- the wecC gene encoding UDP-N-acetyl-D-mannosamine dehydrogenase yields the protein MINKTISVIGLGYIGLPTAAIFAVQKTKVIGIDINQHTVDTINQGRIHIVEPGLDSIVHTAVTAGYLRASTQPEPADAFLIAVPTPFKEDYKPDLSYIQAAAKSIANVLKRGDLIILESTSPVGTTEKMVEWLKQWREDLKFANAKSEDCDVYIAYCPERILPGQVIRELVENDRLIGGINNISTQKAKDIYKIFVKGELIPTNVRTAEMAKLTENAYRDVNIAFANELSLICDKLDINVWELIRVANHHPRVNILQPGPGVGGHCIAVDPWFIVHSAFEQTRLIRSAREINDSKPFWVIQQVNQAIENLNQQGMSKKDIKITCLGLAFKPDIDDLRGSPALDITLGLAQLYPGQILAVEPNIEHVPTQIHASAIPLVTLETAIAKSHILVFLVAHKDFNQSTNIQSERPINQLIIDTVGAYNRQPCRLVSTNKSKTQHNLPLPKITLPETLSHEH from the coding sequence ATGATCAATAAAACCATTTCAGTTATAGGCTTAGGTTATATCGGGCTACCTACCGCTGCTATTTTTGCCGTCCAAAAAACTAAAGTCATTGGCATCGACATCAATCAACATACTGTCGACACTATCAATCAAGGCCGAATTCATATTGTAGAACCCGGTCTGGACAGCATTGTCCATACGGCCGTCACCGCAGGCTACTTGCGGGCATCCACGCAGCCAGAACCCGCTGATGCATTTTTAATCGCGGTGCCAACTCCATTTAAAGAAGATTACAAGCCAGATCTTTCTTACATTCAGGCCGCAGCAAAAAGCATTGCCAATGTGTTGAAACGAGGCGATTTGATTATTTTGGAGTCTACATCTCCCGTAGGTACAACAGAGAAGATGGTGGAATGGTTAAAGCAATGGCGGGAAGATTTAAAATTCGCTAATGCGAAATCAGAAGATTGCGATGTTTATATTGCCTATTGCCCAGAGCGAATATTGCCAGGTCAAGTTATTCGCGAACTAGTTGAAAACGATAGACTTATAGGCGGCATCAATAATATCTCAACACAGAAAGCCAAAGATATCTACAAAATATTTGTCAAAGGAGAGTTAATACCCACCAATGTGCGTACTGCAGAAATGGCAAAACTAACAGAGAACGCATATCGCGATGTTAATATTGCATTCGCCAATGAATTATCTTTAATTTGCGACAAACTGGACATCAATGTCTGGGAGTTGATTAGAGTTGCCAACCACCATCCGCGAGTCAATATTCTACAACCCGGCCCTGGTGTCGGTGGACACTGTATCGCTGTCGACCCTTGGTTTATCGTTCACAGCGCATTTGAACAAACCCGCCTGATCCGCTCTGCACGAGAAATCAATGACAGCAAGCCATTCTGGGTGATCCAACAAGTAAATCAAGCTATAGAAAATTTAAACCAACAAGGCATGTCCAAGAAAGACATCAAAATTACGTGTTTAGGTCTAGCTTTCAAGCCTGATATTGATGATCTACGCGGCAGTCCTGCACTCGACATCACTCTTGGTTTAGCCCAGCTTTACCCTGGCCAGATTCTTGCCGTCGAGCCCAATATTGAACACGTACCCACACAAATTCACGCCTCAGCGATTCCACTCGTCACATTAGAAACAGCTATTGCAAAATCTCACATACTAGTTTTTCTTGTGGCTCATAAAGATTTTAATCAGTCAACAAACATCCAGTCTGAAAGACCAATAAATCAACTAATTATTGATACTGTTGGTGCATACAATCGTCAACCATGTCGATTGGTATCGACAAATAAATCGAAGACGCAACACAACCTCCCCCTTCCAAAAATCACGCTGCCCGAAACTTTAAGTCATGAACATTAA